The Staphylococcus haemolyticus region CCACAATCTCATTGTTAACTACTTTGACCATACCAACAGAGCAAATACTTGTACGTTTACCGTTTGCAGTTTCGAAGTCTAATGCAATAAAGGCATTTTCCATTCCTAACACTGTCCTTTCAAGTATTGATTCTTTTATTTTAGCTAAAAATATAAATATTTTTCCAGAATGTTGCATTCTTAAAATAAAATAGAGTGGAAATGAATTCATTTCCACTCCAGTTATATTTATGAGTATTGAGAATAGCTAGCATCATACCTTTTTGTGCATGTTAGTTACTTACAATTTACTAAGCAAGCACTAAAAATCATTTGTCTCAATCATAATTAAAACTTGAGATAAAAGTTATTCTTCATCAAATGAACGAGCTGCTAATTCTTTTTCATATAAATATAAAGTATTGCAGTCATCGCCAATACGGTTTAAATAATCAATATGTGTTTCAAATGTTGATTCTTCTTCAACTTGCTCATCTAAGAACCAGTTTAAGAAAGAAATCGTAGCATAGTCTTTATCTTTTTGAGCTATTTCAGATAAATTGTAAAAACGACGAGTAACATCTTGTTCCTGTGCTAATCCATCTTTAAATGTTTCAAGGATAGATTTAAATTCAGTTTTAGGAGCTGGTATTGATTTAAATTCAGCATGTTCACCACGATCGTTGATATAATCATAGATTTTTTTACCGTGGAAACGTTCTTCTTTAGCTTGTTGGATATAGAAGTTAGCGAAACCTTCATATGAAGCATCATCGCAATAAGCAGCCATTGCCATATAAGCATGAGCTGCGAAATATTCATGGTTCATTTGATCATTAAGTGCTTCTAACAAGTCTTTACTTAGCATAATTAAGTCACCTCTATTAAAAATTTTATAATTGATTTTGACTTTGTTCATTAAGAGTATAACAAATCTATTCTCATTAGTAAATAATAATTATTATAATCTAGAATGTAACTTGTTATTTTTAATTGAGAATGTTTTTTGTTATACCCTTTACGTGTTATAATTATTCAAGTGATTTATATGAGGAGGAAGCACATGAGACAATGGACTGCAACGCACTTAGCGAAATTGGCTCGTAAGGCTAGTATCGCTGCTGGGAAAAAAGGTACAGATTTACCTGGACAAGTTGCCCGCAAAGTGGATCAAAATATATTAAGAAAATTAGCTGCACAAGTAGATGACATCGTTTTTATTAGTGGGACTAATGGTAAAACGACGACATCTAATCTTATAGGACATACATTAAAAGCAAATCATATTGATATTATACATAATAATGAAGGTGCTAATATGGCAGCAGGCATCACATCTGCCTTTATCATGCAAAGCACTAAAAATACTAAAGTAGCGGTTATTGAAATCGATGAAGGATCTATTCCTCGAGTTTTAAAAGAAGTCACTCCATCAATGATGATATTTACTAATTTCTTCCGTGATCAAATGGATCGCTTTGGCGAAATAGATATAATGGTAAATAACATAGCTAAGTCAATTAGTAATAAAGGAATTAAATTGTTACTCAATGCGGATGATCCTTTTGTAAGTCGACTTAAAATAGCTAGTGACTCTATCGTTTATTATGGTATGAAAGCACACGCGCATGAGTTTGAACAAAGTACTATGAATGAGAGTAAGTATTGCCCAAATTGTGGCAAATTATTAGTATACGATTACATTCATTATAATCAAATCGGTCATTACCATTGTTCATGTGGATTCAAACGTGAATTACCTAAATATGAAGTTTCATCATTCACAGTATCTCCGTTCTTAGCATTAAATATAAATGAAACAACATTTAACATGAAAATTGCCGGAGACTTCAACGCTTATAATGCATTAGCTGCCTATACTGTGTTGAGAGAATTAGGACTCAATGATGAGTCTATTCGAATTGGTTTCGAATCATATACTTCAGATAATGGTCGTATGCAATATTTCAAACTTGATCATAAAGAAGCCATGATTAATTTAGCTAAGAATCCTGCAGGTATGAATGCTAGTTTATTAGTAGGAGAACAGTTAGTAGGTAAAAAAGTATATGTCATTAGTCTAAATGATAATGCAGCTGATGGTCGTGATACTTCTTGGATTTATGATGCCGATTTCGAGAAATTAAGCGAACAAAATATTGAAACGATTATTGTTACAGGGACTCGAGCTGAAGAATTACAATTACGTCTGAAATTAGCCGAAGTAAATGTTCCAATTATACTTGTAAAAGATATTTATAAAGCAACTGCGATGACAAT contains the following coding sequences:
- the ftnA gene encoding H-type ferritin FtnA, which gives rise to MLSKDLLEALNDQMNHEYFAAHAYMAMAAYCDDASYEGFANFYIQQAKEERFHGKKIYDYINDRGEHAEFKSIPAPKTEFKSILETFKDGLAQEQDVTRRFYNLSEIAQKDKDYATISFLNWFLDEQVEEESTFETHIDYLNRIGDDCNTLYLYEKELAARSFDEE
- a CDS encoding Mur ligase family protein; its protein translation is MRQWTATHLAKLARKASIAAGKKGTDLPGQVARKVDQNILRKLAAQVDDIVFISGTNGKTTTSNLIGHTLKANHIDIIHNNEGANMAAGITSAFIMQSTKNTKVAVIEIDEGSIPRVLKEVTPSMMIFTNFFRDQMDRFGEIDIMVNNIAKSISNKGIKLLLNADDPFVSRLKIASDSIVYYGMKAHAHEFEQSTMNESKYCPNCGKLLVYDYIHYNQIGHYHCSCGFKRELPKYEVSSFTVSPFLALNINETTFNMKIAGDFNAYNALAAYTVLRELGLNDESIRIGFESYTSDNGRMQYFKLDHKEAMINLAKNPAGMNASLLVGEQLVGKKVYVISLNDNAADGRDTSWIYDADFEKLSEQNIETIIVTGTRAEELQLRLKLAEVNVPIILVKDIYKATAMTMNYEGFTVAIPNYTSLSPMLEQLNRSFKGGQ